The Prionailurus bengalensis isolate Pbe53 chromosome A3, Fcat_Pben_1.1_paternal_pri, whole genome shotgun sequence genome includes a window with the following:
- the SLC35C2 gene encoding solute carrier family 35 member C2 isoform X1: protein MGRWAFDVAFVWKAVLTLGLVLLYYCFSIGITFYNKWLTKSFHFPLFMTMLHLAVIFLFSALSRALVQCSSHRARVVLSWTDYLRRVAPTALATALDVGLSNWSFLYITVSLYTMTKSSAVLFILIFSLIFKLEELRAALVLVVLLIAGGLFMFTYKSTQFNVEGFALVLGASFIGGIRWTLTQMLLQKAELGLQNPIDTMFHLQPLMFLGLFPLFAIFEGLHLSTSEKIFRFQDTGLLLRVLGSLFLGGILAFGLGFSEFLLVSRTSSLTLSIAGIFKVQTWGWPRSCLRVQPRSQLPCPRALQRRRKCLVRVPCAVLLSVTPIVAAALGGKGGHPRSTGGLIYPQMPSQCVAELGFGPPGLGHILILP from the exons ATGGGGAGGTGGGCCTTCGACGTGGCCTTTGTGTGGAAGGCGGTGTTGACTCTGGGGCTGGTCCTCCTCTATTACTGCTTCTCCATCGGCATCACCTTCTACAACAAATGGCTCACCAAG AGCTTCCACTTCCCCCTCTTCATGACGATGCTGCACCTGGCCGTGATCTTCCTGTTCTCTGCCCTGTCCAGGGCGCTGGTTCAGTGCTCCAGCCACAGGGCCCGCGTGGTGCTGAGCTGGACGGACTACCTCAGGAGAGTAGCTCCCACAG CACTGGCAACAGCGCTTGACGTGGGCTTGTCCAACTGGAGCTTCCTCTACATCACCGTCTCGCT GTACACGATGACCAAGTCCTCCGCTGTCCTCTTCATCCTGATCTTCTCGCTGATCTTCAAGCTGGAGGAGCTG CGCGCAGCGCTGGTCCTGGTGGTCCTCCTCATCGCCGGGGGCCTCTTCATGTTCACCTACAAGTCCACACAGTTCAACGTGGAGGGCTTTGCCTTGGTGCTGGGGGCCTCGTTCATCGGCGGCATCCGCTGGACCCTAACCCAGATGCTCCTGCAGAAGGCCGAACTTG GGCTCCAGAACCCCATTGACACCATGTTCCACCTGCAGCCACTCATGTTTCTGGGGctcttccctctctttgccaTATTTGAAG GTCTCCATTTGTCCACGTCTGAGAAAATCTTCCGTTTCCAGGACACAGGGCTGCTCCTGCGGGTACTAGGGAGCCTCTTCCTTGGCGGGATTCTCGCCTTCGGTTTGGGCTTCTCCGAGTTCCTCCTGGTCTCCAGAACCTCCAGCCTCACTCTCTCCATTGCTGGCATTTTTAAGGTACAGACTTGGGGATGGCCCCGGTCCTGTCTTAGAGTGCAGCCTCGGTCCCAGCTCCCGTGCCCCAGGGCCCTGCAGAGGAGACGGAAGTGCCTCGTTAGGGTGCCGTGTGCCGTGCTCCTGTCTGTAACTCCCATCGTGGCCGCAGCTCTGGGGGGTAAGGGCGGTCATCCCCGTTCCACAGGTGGGCTGATCTACCCACAGATGCCCAGCCAGTGTGTGGCCGAGCTGGGATTCGGACCACCAGGCCTGGGACACATTCTCATTTTACCGTGA
- the SLC35C2 gene encoding solute carrier family 35 member C2 isoform X2 encodes MGRWAFDVAFVWKAVLTLGLVLLYYCFSIGITFYNKWLTKSFHFPLFMTMLHLAVIFLFSALSRALVQCSSHRARVVLSWTDYLRRVAPTALATALDVGLSNWSFLYITVSLYTMTKSSAVLFILIFSLIFKLEELRAALVLVVLLIAGGLFMFTYKSTQFNVEGFALVLGASFIGGIRWTLTQMLLQKAELGLQNPIDTMFHLQPLMFLGLFPLFAIFEGLHLSTSEKIFRFQDTGLLLRVLGSLFLGGILAFGLGFSEFLLVSRTSSLTLSIAGIFKEVCTLLLAAHLLGDQISLLNWLGFALCLSGISLHVALKALHSRGDGGPKPSKGLGSHPDLELLLRSGQPEEDDNEEEEAYFVAQGQQ; translated from the exons ATGGGGAGGTGGGCCTTCGACGTGGCCTTTGTGTGGAAGGCGGTGTTGACTCTGGGGCTGGTCCTCCTCTATTACTGCTTCTCCATCGGCATCACCTTCTACAACAAATGGCTCACCAAG AGCTTCCACTTCCCCCTCTTCATGACGATGCTGCACCTGGCCGTGATCTTCCTGTTCTCTGCCCTGTCCAGGGCGCTGGTTCAGTGCTCCAGCCACAGGGCCCGCGTGGTGCTGAGCTGGACGGACTACCTCAGGAGAGTAGCTCCCACAG CACTGGCAACAGCGCTTGACGTGGGCTTGTCCAACTGGAGCTTCCTCTACATCACCGTCTCGCT GTACACGATGACCAAGTCCTCCGCTGTCCTCTTCATCCTGATCTTCTCGCTGATCTTCAAGCTGGAGGAGCTG CGCGCAGCGCTGGTCCTGGTGGTCCTCCTCATCGCCGGGGGCCTCTTCATGTTCACCTACAAGTCCACACAGTTCAACGTGGAGGGCTTTGCCTTGGTGCTGGGGGCCTCGTTCATCGGCGGCATCCGCTGGACCCTAACCCAGATGCTCCTGCAGAAGGCCGAACTTG GGCTCCAGAACCCCATTGACACCATGTTCCACCTGCAGCCACTCATGTTTCTGGGGctcttccctctctttgccaTATTTGAAG GTCTCCATTTGTCCACGTCTGAGAAAATCTTCCGTTTCCAGGACACAGGGCTGCTCCTGCGGGTACTAGGGAGCCTCTTCCTTGGCGGGATTCTCGCCTTCGGTTTGGGCTTCTCCGAGTTCCTCCTGGTCTCCAGAACCTCCAGCCTCACTCTCTCCATTGCTGGCATTTTTAAG GAGGTCTGCACTCTGCTGCTGGCAGCTCACCTGCTGGGGGACCAGATCAGCCTCCTGAACTGGCTGGGCTTCGCCCTCTGCCTCTCGGGCATATCCCTGCACGTTGCTCTCAAAGCCCTGCACTCCAGAG gtGATGGGGGCCCTAAGCCCTCGAAGGGGCTGGGCTCCCACCCCGACCTGGAGCTGCTGCTCCGGAGCGGGCAGCCAGAGGAGGACGACAATGAGGAGGAAGAGGCGTACTTCGTGGCCCAGGGGCAGCAGTGA
- the SLC35C2 gene encoding solute carrier family 35 member C2 isoform X3: MAHQALATALDVGLSNWSFLYITVSLYTMTKSSAVLFILIFSLIFKLEELRAALVLVVLLIAGGLFMFTYKSTQFNVEGFALVLGASFIGGIRWTLTQMLLQKAELGLQNPIDTMFHLQPLMFLGLFPLFAIFEGLHLSTSEKIFRFQDTGLLLRVLGSLFLGGILAFGLGFSEFLLVSRTSSLTLSIAGIFKEVCTLLLAAHLLGDQISLLNWLGFALCLSGISLHVALKALHSRGDGGPKPSKGLGSHPDLELLLRSGQPEEDDNEEEEAYFVAQGQQ; the protein is encoded by the exons ATGGCTCACCAAG CACTGGCAACAGCGCTTGACGTGGGCTTGTCCAACTGGAGCTTCCTCTACATCACCGTCTCGCT GTACACGATGACCAAGTCCTCCGCTGTCCTCTTCATCCTGATCTTCTCGCTGATCTTCAAGCTGGAGGAGCTG CGCGCAGCGCTGGTCCTGGTGGTCCTCCTCATCGCCGGGGGCCTCTTCATGTTCACCTACAAGTCCACACAGTTCAACGTGGAGGGCTTTGCCTTGGTGCTGGGGGCCTCGTTCATCGGCGGCATCCGCTGGACCCTAACCCAGATGCTCCTGCAGAAGGCCGAACTTG GGCTCCAGAACCCCATTGACACCATGTTCCACCTGCAGCCACTCATGTTTCTGGGGctcttccctctctttgccaTATTTGAAG GTCTCCATTTGTCCACGTCTGAGAAAATCTTCCGTTTCCAGGACACAGGGCTGCTCCTGCGGGTACTAGGGAGCCTCTTCCTTGGCGGGATTCTCGCCTTCGGTTTGGGCTTCTCCGAGTTCCTCCTGGTCTCCAGAACCTCCAGCCTCACTCTCTCCATTGCTGGCATTTTTAAG GAGGTCTGCACTCTGCTGCTGGCAGCTCACCTGCTGGGGGACCAGATCAGCCTCCTGAACTGGCTGGGCTTCGCCCTCTGCCTCTCGGGCATATCCCTGCACGTTGCTCTCAAAGCCCTGCACTCCAGAG gtGATGGGGGCCCTAAGCCCTCGAAGGGGCTGGGCTCCCACCCCGACCTGGAGCTGCTGCTCCGGAGCGGGCAGCCAGAGGAGGACGACAATGAGGAGGAAGAGGCGTACTTCGTGGCCCAGGGGCAGCAGTGA